The following coding sequences lie in one Silene latifolia isolate original U9 population chromosome 5, ASM4854445v1, whole genome shotgun sequence genomic window:
- the LOC141655129 gene encoding uncharacterized protein LOC141655129: MGAKCLSEDSRHEVAIYLLQQSKQGKLTRGDMKAAALRFAVKDKTISNIWKFAKVTREVGQALDVKNKRMGNKNRKRLLPDVEHKKTLEWGQRDTMERVSKNTGVSIGTVHFWVCKGLLKPHSSPLHSHLTDANKYYRLKHALKCLIVEHVAADFVDLNAVPITKIKFLEMSYIIHMDEKWFYISYDGHKFYVVEGEELPYRSCQSKRYITKVMFMCAVCRPIYSEDGELLFDRKIGMFPFTKQQPAARSSRNRPRGTLETKPIDSITKQATRECIIEQVIPAIKTKWPEGASKNIYIQQDNARPHIKNNDPEFMAVANSEGFNIQLIFQPPNSPDLNVNDLGYFRALQSLHSKEAAKSVDELVNSVMQAYVHYDHTKLNKVFLTLQLVMVAIMKAKGHNDFAIPHMGKDHLAALGILPINLEVNEELVRECIGFLQEIGQTEGLEYLMGELGMN, encoded by the coding sequence ATGGGTGCCAAATGCCTCTCTGAAGATTCCAGGCATGAAGTTGCCATCTATTTGCTTCAGCAATCGAAACAAGGAAAGCTCACCCGTGGTGATATGAAGGCAGCTGCTCTCAGGTTTGCTGTGAAGGACAAAACTATCTCAAACATTTGGAAATTTGCAAAAGTAACAAGGGAAGTGGGTCAAGCATTAGATGTCAAGAACAAAAGAATGGGTAACAAGAATAGGAAAAGACTACTACCTGATGTTGAACATAAAAAAACATTGGAATGGGGTCAAAGAGACACTATGGAAAGAGTCTCAAAAAATACAGGAGTAAGTATTGGGACAGTCCACTTTTGGGTATGCAAAGGTTTATTAAAACCACATTCAAGCCCACTCCATTCTCACCTCACAGATGCAAACAAGTACTACAGGCTAAAACATGCTTTGAAGTGCTTAATAGTTGAACATGTTGCAGCAGATTTTGTAGATCTTAATGCAGTGCcaatcacaaaaatcaaatttctagAAATGAGTTATATAATCCACATGGATGAGAAGTGGTTTTACATTTCTTATGATGGTCACAAATTTTATGTGGTTGAAGGTGAAGAGCTACCATATAGGAGTTGTCAATCCAAGAGGTATATCACAAAAGTTATGTTTATGTGTGCAGTATGTAGACCTATTTATTCAGAAGATGGGGAGTTGTTATTTGATAGGAAAATTGGAATGTTCCCTTTCACAAAACAGCAACCAGCAGCAAGGTCAAGTAGAAACAGGCCAAGGGGTACATTGGAGACAAAACCTATTGATTCTATTACAAAACAAGCAACAAGAGAATGCATCATAGAACAAGTCATACCAGCTATCAAGACAAAGTGGCCTGAAGGAGCAAGTAAAAACATTTACATTCAACAAGATAATGCAAGGCCTCACATAAAGAACAATGACCCAGAATTCATGGCAGTTGCAAACTCAGAAGGTTTCAATATTCAGTTAATTTTTCAACCTCCTAACTCACCGGATTTAAATGTTAATGATCTTGGGTATTTTAGGGCATTACAATCCTTACACTCCAAAGAAGCAGCCAAATCAGTTGATGAATTGGTCAATTCAGTCATGCAAGCATATGTTCATTATGATCATACAAAACTCAACAAGGTTTTCCTAACGCTTCAGTTAGTAATGGTTGCGATAATGAAAGCTAAAGGTCATAATGACTTTGCAATTCCCCACATGGGTAAGGATCATCTTGCTGCCCTTGGTATATTACCAATAAATTTGGAGGTTAATGAAGAACTGGTCAGGGAATGTATTGGGTTTTTACAAGAGATAGGTCAAACAGAAGGCCTAGAGTACTTGATGGGTGAATTAGGaatgaattag